A window of Oncorhynchus masou masou isolate Uvic2021 chromosome 19, UVic_Omas_1.1, whole genome shotgun sequence genomic DNA:
cctcccctgccctcccttcggcaaatccgaccacgactcaattttgctcctaccgtcctataggcagaaactcaaacaggatgtacccgtgGCAAGAagcattcaatgctggtctgaccaatcggaatccatgcttcaggatagttttgatcacacggactgggaaatgttccaggcagcctcagagaataacattgatTTATATGCTGAttcagtgagtgagtttataaggaagtgcattggagatgttgtacacaatgtgactattaaaacctaccctaaccagaaaccatggatagatggcggcattcGCACAGAACTGAAAGTGCCCcatgaactaaattactatcgccccgtagcactcacttctgtcatcatgaagtgctttgagagacaggtcaaggatcatatcacctccatctaacctgccaccctagacccacttcagtttgcataccgccccaacaggtccacatcacactgcacactgccctattcgccatctggacaagaggaatacctatgtaagaatggtgttcattgacaacagctcagcattcaacaccatagttccctacaagctcatcattaagcttgaggccctgggtctcaaccctgccctgtgcaattgggtcctggactttctgatcgggccgcctccaggtggtgaagataggaaacaacatctccacctcgatgatcctcaacactgggtccccacaagggtgcgtgctcagccccctcctgtactccttgttcacccatgactgcatggccatgcaagcctcaaactcaatcatcaagttttcagacgacacaacagtagtgggcttgattaccaacaacaacaagacagcctacagttAGGAAgtgagggcactcagagtgtggggtcaggaaaacaacctctcactcaacgtcaataaaacaaaggagatgatcgtgaacttcaggaaacagcagagggagcaccccctatccacatcgatgggacaacATTGGAGAAGGTGGatagttccttggcgtacacatcacggacaaactgaaatggtccacccacacagacagtgtgttgaagaaggcacaacagcgcctcttcaacctcaagaggctgaagaaatttggcttgtcacctaaaaccctcacaaacttttacagatgcacaattgagagcatccagtagggctgtatcgccgcctggtacggcagctgcaccaccctcaaccgcaaggctctccagagggtggtgcggtctgtacaacgcatcaccgggggcaaactacttgccctccaggacacctacaccacccaatgtcacaggaaggccaaaaagatcatcaaggacaacaaccatccgaggcactgcctgttcaccctgctaccatccagaaggcaaggtcagtacaggtgcatcaaagctgggaccgagagattgaagaacagcttctatctcaaggccatcagactgttaaacagccatcactaacaaagagaggctgctgcctacacacagGCCTGAAATCattgccactttaataaatggatcactagtcactttaaataatgccactttaataatgtttacatatcttaaactactcatctcatatgtatatactgtattttataccatctattgcatcttgtctatgccaCTTGGTCATCGCtgatccatatatttatatgtacatattcttattccatccctttagatttgtgtgtattaggtagttgttgtggaattgttagattacttgttagatattactgcactgtcagaacaagaagcacaagcatttcgctacagtcacattaacatctgctaaccatgtgtatgtacatgaccaataaaatttgatttgaattgtaccaccggaggttggtggcaccttaattggggaggacgagcTCGTGGTAATGCCTGGAGCCGAATCAAGGGAATGGTATAAAATATATCAAACacattgtttccatgtgtttgatgccattccatttgctccattccagccattattatgagctgtcctccactcagcagccgCATGTGCTTTGTACCCTCAGGAGAAGCAACAGGATATGTTTTTGTGCACAGCAGTGAGCATAGTCAGGTTTGAGGCAAAACAGTACATTGGTTGAGGTGATCAGGTTTGTTTACAGAGCACTGAGCATGAGTTTGGCTGATCAAAACATCGGTGACAACCGCTAGGAGCAGGGCGCACGTACCGCACGCCTGCAGAGGCGTTTGGATATTCATAAAACATGGAACCAGCAAAGGCTCCAAAAGCATTGGATTGTTTCCACTCTTACAACTGTATTCGTGTGTCTCTCAACATGTCAGAAATGTCAAATACTGATATAAAAACGCTTATTAATACAAATTAAATCTACACTGTTAAAGTGTTGTATTCTGTATACTTATAGCCTACCTTAACAGGGCATCTCATTGTCATTCTTAACATTATGATTCAGGATAGTTGATTCTGTAATTATAATTATGAAGGTTGATAAACTCGTGGATAACACATCCACGCGTATCCTAATGATATAGTTTTATGAATTGGTACATGTATAGATCCTGGACAGTTTTAGGAGTCAATAGATAGCCTAATAATCTGTGCATTTGGTCATTTTCTCACCTCTTTGCGCAAAATTGGGGAACAGCTTCTATGCATGTTGAACTTTCCAAAGCTGTGAAAAGTGAGTTCATGTTTTCCCACTCTTGCCTTAAACAAAAATAGCTGCAATGAGGTAATGTGCCTCGATGTTTCTGCTGTGAACGCGGAAGGCGATTGGGGCGGGAGGGTGGCGAAGGCTCTGCTCCACATTTTTTGCGATCCTGAATCCAGACTTTCGTCTCGTCAGATTCAAGATTTGGCTCGCTCCGCCCATGACTGGTTGTATAGTATATCAGCACTGGGCGAGGGCGCTTGaaacagttttttatttttttctgagCTTAGGTTGAAAGTACGCTATCTTGGTTTTCAGAATGCACAGTGTTCACTGAGTTGGGACTACATATCGCATAAACTGGACTGATATAGTTACTCGTGTTGTGCTGACAGCGGAACCACATCCAAGGGATCCAGTCAAGTTTTGTGTATGGACAACAGCCTAGGAGTGACCTGCGGGAAATTTATACACTGAaaaaaagtaattacaatatCACGGGAGACATTTGATACAACCTTGCAGCTCTGTTATTATTGTGAACCAGTCTGCAGTTACGTTTTATACATAGTGTTTAATATTAATGTTTTGCATGGGAAGTATGCTTGTAAATACTTTGTAATTTGATCATTTGAAGGCTTTAACAGCAAGACTATTTACTGGGTGATAATCCTTTCCACTTTCATTGTGCGTAATTTATTGGATAAACTAATGATGTGTGTCTTATCCTGTCGATGCAAAtgtaattttattttttaatttgtgACAGCTTGGGGAATGGTAGACCGCATGATGGCAATGAACCATGGACGATTCCCTGAAGCTATTAATGgtctccaccatcaccacccagcaCGCAGAATGGGCATGGGGCAGTTCTCGAACCCATTACACcatcagcaacaacaacagcagcaacagcagcatgGCTACACTACTGGTATTATGGGAGATCATTTGCACTACGGAGGGGGAAGTGTAACATCTAACCACGGAATTCGACATTCTGTGGGTTCGGGGAATGCAAATGTAAACGCTGGACACCCAAACGGAAACATGCCTCCCGGTGCGCGCTATAGCTCTCAATTTGTGGGACCCACCGCCGCCGTCCCCACTCAAGGACAGCTCGCGGCAAGTATGCAGTTACAAAAGCTCAACACGCAGTACTACAGCCACCATACACATCCGTCTCATCATCATTATATGCATGAGTTGCATCCTGCGAATCATCAGCTTAACGGGACAGGACAACAGTTCAGAGATGGCAACGCGAAACACAGCACGTCCAGTTTGCCTCCACAGGCGCACCATTTGCCTGCTGCAATACTGCCCCCCAACGTCATTGACACGGACTTTATTGATGAGGAGGTCTTGATGTCTCTGGTCATTGAGATGGGCCTGGACCGAATAAAGGAGCTACCTGAGCTGTGGTTAGGACAGAACGAGTTTGATTTCATGACAGACTTCGTATGTAAGCAACAGCCAAGCCGAGTGAGTTGTTAAATCTCAGCAAGTGGACTTATCCAGTCATCTACTCAAACAGACTTTAAATCATTCCTGTTTGTCTCTTAAACTCAAGCATTGGAGAGAGATCTGCAATATACCAATGGAGAACCATTCAAACATGTAGGCTATACTTCAATACATTCCTCTAATATTTGGAAGGTAACAGGCGTACACTGCAGACATCATGGAAATGAGTCTGTTTGAGTAGGAATGCACTACAATCTCAATCGAGTCTGTCAGAAGGAAAATCTTCAAATCCATGAAATGCATCCTTACCTAATTTAACAACTGAACATGGGAAATCAAGAAAACCTACCCGAGTAGAGCTGTCTGCTTATTTGAATAGTCCTCAAAGAAAATAGAGATGTACAATGGTGTGCTTGGTATATTTATTTTCCTGCCTCATTCAAACATTTTGGATGACAGAAGATGTTGAATTATTATGAATTGCAAATGAACCATATTCTAAATGATCTAAGTGGTTAAGAAACATGCTTCTAGACAAGTGCTGTGTCATTGTTCCCTACAATAATATACTGTAAAATTTTGTTGCGATATACTTATCAGATATCTGTAATGTAAAATGATTTGTCTATCATGGAAGAGAACTGcaacttgttttttttctcttctccCCTGCAAATGTCTTTCTAACATTGCTTGTATCCCAGCCAGGATGCGGTGTGAGTGAACTTGGCTGTCTTGGTTATTGTAAAGGTTAATTGTAGGAGAGATGTGGATCCTTCAATAACAGAGGGAGTGATGTGTTGAGGTGTGCGTATTGTCCACATGCTTAAATGGGACCTGTCTGGTAGAAAGAGTGAGACAAAATATTGTCTTTGGAAAAAGGATACTTCTTGCCTGAATACCCGGCcccctcccccctgctctttcCTTTGTGGACAATAAATGGTGTGGAATGTTATCAAGGTAGAGAGTATAATTTCACAGGATGTTTTCTTCCTCATCAGTTCTGAGAATTGACACCACTGTGCTTATTTAGTGTATGCGATACATGGCAATACTACTGTGTTGAAGCTTTCCAGGAAAGTTGGACAGTATTTTTGTAATTTATTCTATTTTAATTTGCAAACATTAATAAAGCAGGTGAAGTGCAATACTGAAGTGAACATGGTGTGATTGTGGGTGTTGGCATCCGTTCCATGTGTTTTCAATTTGTGGGGTTTGTTGTTGCATACTTTTGCATAGTGGCAGGACAAAAACAACTATCCTTTTACATTCAGATTTCAGTTTGGTTCACATGGGCCCAAAGTTGTAGTTAAGGaaagggggagacctagtcagttgtgcaactgaatgcattcaactgagatgtgccttctgcatttaacccaactcctctgaatcagagaagtgcggggggctgccttaatcgacatccacgtctttggtGCCTGGTTAGTGTTGTTGTGAGGAAATACTACACtcttaggttctagatagcacctttttgttCTACGAGTGTAGTTCTGAGACTAACCACTAATGATGCATACAGCCTAAAAATGCCCAACCACCAAACAATTCTAGTACTTATTAAATAGGTATTACAAAGAAGTCTAGTGTTTTGCATCCCTGAGATTGAAACTATGCATGCATAGAAATACAGTGCAATGAGAGTTTCACTTTGTCCTTGAAACCAAGATAACACACCTGTGTtatttattatttacaatgatacgACTGCAGATATTGGACAATGATCTAATGTGATACTGTTTTTAGTTATGCTTGATATGCCATGTAAGAAGGCACTGCCATTGAATGCTGATTGTAAAAGGTCGGTCTTATTTTCAAGCTAGTTAATAAGTACACTCTTATTGTTTTCACCAAACTGTAAATAAGATTTAAAAATTAAAAGATTTAACACTTTCCTTGGATGACAATGAACTATGAAATGACATTTAGACTTTTCAGTCCATAATACCTGTTTCTATGGATCCTTAatggtgcgagagagagaggaaccaaACACATACAAACGTCCTCCAGTGATTTGTAAACATTCACTGTTGAAAAGCGATATAAATACagtaaagcacacacacacacactacagggtAAAAAACTATATATATTTTGAGCAAAATGGTCTTTTAGACACAACTGCAAACTTCAAGGAGTTGGTTTGATGGGAAGTGCTTGAGGAACAATTTAGGAGCAACAGagaaccccccccacacacacacacacacttgtgctatgtcatgacttacctggaccacctattgagatgtgccttttgttaagtaaatcaggtgttaaatgaggtgaaaatGAGACTGGAGTGCCACTAGGAAGTACTCAATGAGATTATGGAATGATCCCTGAGATGTTACACTGCAGGCGTCTAACCTTTACCATGCTAATGTTCGGTGGCTTCATCTGTTgagctctctctcactgtctgatgAGACCTGAACCGTTTCTCAGCTAAGGCAATTATACTACTGACTGTTCACTCCTAATTTATGTATCTATTACAGGGAGTTAATTTGAAGAGAATTTTAAACATGGCTTAAATCAATAATTGAGACTAATAAAAGTGCAGGGAGATGAGTCCCAGGTGAGATTTTTACAGAATATTGAAGTGGAGACTCATTCATCCCAGAGGCAATCTACCCTGTATTGTCCTTGAGTTTTTTCCCCCATTTCCAAATCAGTCATCCCTTTCATAACAAAGAAAGGATTAGATTCAGAGGACACACTTTTAAAAGAAGCTTGAATTGTTAGCAGGGAGAGACTGAATAGTTGAAGGGTTATCAGTAAATTGCATTGCAGTAATTCCTGAAATTGGTGTCAGACTATAAAAAACTAAATTGACACATCAATACACTAGGTTAGCAATAGACACTTGTCTTTGTGAAGTGTGCTGTGCAATCCCTTTAATTATACTGAACGAAAatgtaaacacaacatgcaacaatttcaaagattttactgagttacagttcatagaaggaaatcagtaaatttaaaatgaattcattaggccctaatatatggatttcacaggggcgcagccatggctGGGCCTGGggggggcataggcccacccactggggagccaggcccagccaatcagagggagtttttccccacaaaagggctttaatacaaacaaaaatactcctcagcaaccccccacctccaccccacacccCTCCTtagatgatcctgcaggtgaagaagccggatgtggaggtcctgggctggcgtggttacacatgacCTGTTGTTGTGAGgtcggttggatgtactgccaatgACGGATGCGGCTTATGgttgagaaatgaacattcaattatctggcaacagctctgttagacattcctgcagtcagcatgccaattgcatgctcacTGAAAACtgcagacatctgtggcattgtgctgtgtgacaaaaccacacattttagagtggccttttattgaccccccagcacaaggtgcacctgtgtaatgatcatgatgtttaatcagctttttgatatgcgaCGCCTGAtaggtgggtggattatcttggcaaaagagaaatgctcgcgaacagggatgtaaacaaatttgtgcacaacatttgagagaaatatactttttgtgcatatggaacatttctgggctcttttatttcagctcatgaaacatgggaccaacaccaaCAACTAcaagttgcgtttatatttttgttaagtatacagtgcatttggaaagtattctgacctcttgactttttccacattttgttacgttacagccttattctaaaattgattaaatcgtttttagcaaatgtattactaataaaaaactgaaatattacatttacataagtattcagaccctttactcagtactttgttgaagaacctttggcagcaattacagtcttGATTATTCTTGGGtaggacactacaagcttggcacacctgtatttagtgagtttctcccattcttctctgcagatctgctcaagctctgtcaggttggatgggcagcgttgctgctcagctattttcagttgttttctccagagatgttcgatcgggttcaagtctgagctctggctgggccactcaaggacattcagagacttgtcccgaagccattcctgcattgtcttggctgtgtgcttagggttgttgtgctgttggaaggtgaacatttaccccagtctgaggagcattttcatcaaggatctctctgtactttgctccattcatctttctctcaatcctgactcgtctccccgtccctgcagctgaaaaacatccccaaagcttgatgctgccaccaccattctttaCTGTAAGGATGGTTCCAGgtatcctccagacgtgacgcttggcattcaggccaaatagttcaatcttggtttcatcaaaccagagaatcttgtttctcatggtctgagagtctttatgtgccttttactgaggagtggcttcagtctggccactctaccataaaggcctgattggtggagtgctccagagatggttgtccttctggaaggtcctcccaCCTACACAGAgggactctggagctctgtcagagtgacctttgggttcttggtctcctccctgactaaggcccttctcccctgattgctcaatttggccgggcagccagttctaggaagagtctcccACTCTGCAGAAATGGAatttgaacttcttccatttaagaatgatggaggccactgcgttcttggggagcttcaatgctgcagacattttttggtatacttctccagatctgtgcttcgacaaaaatcttgtctcggagctctatggacaattccttcgacctcatggcttggtttttgcactgacatacactgtcaactgtgggaccttaaatagacaggtgtgtgcctttccacatcatgtccaatcaatagaatttaccaaaggtggactctaatcaagttgtagaaacatctgaagaatgatcaatggaaacaggatgcaccagagctcagttttgagtctcatagcaaagggtctgaatacttatctaaataagatatatctgttttttatattaatacatttgcaaaacattctaaaaacctgttttcactttgtcattatggggtattgtgtgtagattgatgggaattttattttatttgatccattttagaataggctgtaaagtaacaaaatgtggaaaaagtcaaggggtctgaaaacattttccgaatgcactgtatattaattTCACTTAGACAAAATGAGAAGCTCTATTGGCTCCCAACATTCCAGATTTACCTCAATATACCTCAGCTTCAGACCGACCATGATTCTTCATATAGACAAAGAACTGTCTTAGGGACAGTTGGCAGGGATGTATTACAGTGAAGAGGAGTATCATTATGCCAAAACCCATAGCTATTGCTCTGCTGGTCAGTCTGTGTGCCATTAACACCTTGTCGAGTGTGCAAACAAGCCCTGATTTGTATGTTTACAGTTTCTAGTAGAAGGAATACAATTACCTGTCCTTAAAAAAGGCTAAATGGTTTGTGATTAATTTTGCTCACAGGTGTGCACAGATTTTT
This region includes:
- the cited2 gene encoding cbp/p300-interacting transactivator 2, with protein sequence MVDRMMAMNHGRFPEAINGLHHHHPARRMGMGQFSNPLHHQQQQQQQQQHGYTTGIMGDHLHYGGGSVTSNHGIRHSVGSGNANVNAGHPNGNMPPGARYSSQFVGPTAAVPTQGQLAASMQLQKLNTQYYSHHTHPSHHHYMHELHPANHQLNGTGQQFRDGNAKHSTSSLPPQAHHLPAAILPPNVIDTDFIDEEVLMSLVIEMGLDRIKELPELWLGQNEFDFMTDFVCKQQPSRVSC